Proteins encoded in a region of the Syngnathus typhle isolate RoL2023-S1 ecotype Sweden linkage group LG20, RoL_Styp_1.0, whole genome shotgun sequence genome:
- the LOC133144095 gene encoding uncharacterized protein LOC133144095 isoform X3 has product MAASMAKFVPPMGSQILLYVDDILIASPDFASCQKDTLAVLHHLASEGHKVSKNKLQLWSAEIKYLGHNLSSQGRSIVESRKASILQAPKPLTKKQMMSFLGLTGYCRNWILDYAQIVAPLSKLMYVEDISMSAHLKWTPEAEDAFVLIKQALVSSSTLALPNYDKVFVQTVDCKGHYMTSVLLQSHGSKLRPIAFYSSKLDSVACALPPCVRAVVAASMAVESSAGVVLFHPLTLKVPHAVSALLLQTNMTFLSPARHLSCMATLLSQPHLTVERCATLNPATLIPLPDDGEFHDCVDAAQQIAKARPDLEDTPLPDGHVVFVDGSSKKNESGVTLTGYAIVTADVVLEAAKLPSNMSAQAAELIALTGACKLFANKSVTIWTDSQYAFATVHVFAQQWSNRGMITSTGKPVSHSAILTQLLDAVQLPLKVAVCKCAAHTAGSDPVSLGNAFADKSAKAAAEGLLHVLSSLTAHDSMSHISPDVLLDMQSQSPSQERLSWEKRGATKNTDGLFV; this is encoded by the coding sequence atggcggccagcatggctaaatttgtcccgccaatgggaagtcagatcttgctttatgttgatgacattttgatagcatctcctgattttgcctcttgccaaaaagacacgcttgcagtgctgcatcacttggcaagtgaaggccacaaggtcagcaagaacaagcttcaactgtggtctgctgaaattaagtatctaggccacaatctaagttcccaaggtcgatccatagttgaaagcagaaaagcctctattttacaagctcctaagccactaacaaagaagcaaatgatgtcttttttgggtctcacaggttattgtagaaactggatacttgattatgcccaaattgttgctcctctgtccaaattgatgtatgtggaagacatctcaatgtccgctcacttaaaatggactcctgaagccgaggatgcctttgttttgatcaaacaggctttggtctccagctccactctagccttacccaactatgataaggtgtttgtccagactgttgactgcaaaggtcattacatgacctctgttttgctccaatcacatggctcaaaattgcgtcctattgctttttattcctctaaactggacagtgttgcatgtgctctcccaccatgcgtgagggccgtggtggcagcctccatggctgtggagagcagtgctggtgttgtgttatttcatcctttaacactgaaagttcctcatgctgtctcggctcttctgctacagactaatatgacctttctgtcgcctgcgcgtcatctttcttgcatggctacgttgctgtctcagccgcatctgaccgttgaaagatgcgcgacactcaatcctgccactctcattccccttcctgacgatggcgaattccatgattgtgtcgatgctgcccaacagattgcaaaggctcggcctgatttggaagatacgcctctgccagatggtcatgtggtttttgttgatgggtcttctaagaagaatgaatctggtgtgacccttactgggtatgccattgttactgccgacgtggttttggaggctgctaaactgccatccaatatgtcggcacaggccgctgagctcattgctttgactggggcctgcaaattgtttgcaaacaagtccgtcactatctggactgatagtcagtatgcttttgctacagtgcatgtttttgctcagcagtggagcaaccgtggcatgataacttctacagggaagcccgtctcccattccgctatactaactcaacttttggatgctgtccagctgcctttaaaggtagcggtttgcaagtgtgctgctcacactgcgggctctgatcctgtttctctcggtaatgcttttgctgacaaatccgctaaggccgctgcggaaggcctgcttcatgtcctctcgtctctcacggctcatgattcaatgtcacacatctcccctgatgtgttgcttgacatgcagtctcagagcccctcccaggaacgactctcttgggaaaagcggggtgcaactaaaaacaccgatggtctttttgtgtga
- the LOC133144095 gene encoding uncharacterized protein LOC133144095 isoform X2, whose translation MSIRESFGECFNRAVACAKSTMCFWLFLLVCVTIIFFSGVTLSGGIEYHEPRTLFSQATANANSSRCGSWGELARHKRDTKSPFGHVVCVPGAVRVPTCVPWLLSWAYNNSLMFTVAPNTSSSIILPLKSLKGFRNGRPTTGDRWLGYWWYLTGHPVNTGWGTLVTTQMRGYWPSGSSDEAVFFAKRVTLINRGTSLLLTLTLPDGHIRPPNATLFNTSCWGFQLWAWSSGTDPRFPIAICLNRTMSVADRPVTNKYTLSAGAKIASTLLTDVDSYFVASTGISGHTNNWLLVAEQAAKMAGASCIACMGPRPLLKIIPANIGPKCAVVLMLNSSISPTHDCFRWDTVYPVAPMTKHKPLFSSVVAKGNFTCIRLPGTGVMLGALPAPWCGSVTKVTAPFLPIARCDIWFWCNSNKLYDRLPFNSAGICALVTLLLPVHLIPMSSYDLTSFAKSVVPKFWPRTKRDAEWRGTANPTYIDAIGVPRGVPDEYKLVNQIAAGFESALCWWCTLNKNVDRINYVHYNVQRLGNWTEAGFKAVHSQLAATSLMAFQNRMALDMLLSREGGVCAMFAETFPLLLRDDLSVDGGSFSIDDPVSESVVNACCFALQTSTSPQQVIRCCLGLPDLLHLWESKKVADSSIYSVDVCTWHSVLALLSHGVLSVTTCFT comes from the exons atgagcattagagagtcatttggtgagtgctttaatcgggctgtagcctgcgcgaagtctaccatgtgcttttggttgtttttgctggtttgtgttaccattatatttttttcaggggttactttatctggagggatagagtaccatgagcctcgcacattattctctcaggcgactgctaacgctaattctagtcgatgtggctcatggggagaacttgctagacataagcgcgacactaaatccccttttggtcatgttgtttgtgttccaggagccgtccgtgttccaacctgtgtaccatggcttttgtcttgggcttataataactcattaatgtttactgtggctcctaacacatcttcttctattattttacctttgaaaagtttgaaagggtttcgtaatggtcgccccactactggagatagatggctcgggtattggtggtatttaactggccacccggttaacaccggctggggcacccttgtcaccacgcaaatgcgagggtattggccctctggttccagtgacgaggctgtgttctttgctaaacgagtgactttgataaatcggggcacaagcctccttttgactcttacactccctgacggtcatattcgtcctccaaatgccaccttgtttaacacttcttgttggggttttcaactgtgggcttggtcctctggaaccgatcctcgctttcctattgctatttgccttaatagaacaatgtcggtcgcagaccgtcccgttacaaataaatacaccttgtcagcgggagcaaaaatcgcaagtacgctcctcactgatgtagacagctattttgtggcctccacagggataagcggtcatactaacaactggcttcttgtggctgagcaggccgcaaagatggctggcgctagttgcattgcatgcatgggtcccagacctcttttgaaaatcatacctgcaaatataggccctaagtgtgctgtcgttttgatgttaaactcgtccatttcacccactcacgattgttttagatgggatacggtttaccctgttgcccctatgacgaagcataaaccccttttttcgtctgttgtagctaagggtaattttacatgcattagattacctggtaccggtgtgatGCTCGGCGCCCTACCTGCTCCGTGGTGTGGGTCCGTGACCAAGGTcacggccccttttttgcccattgctcgttgtgatatttggttttggtgtaatagtaacaaactttatgataggttgcctttcaaCAGCGCTGGGATTTGTGCTTTGGTAACCCTATTGCTACCTGTTCATTTGATACCAATGTCCTCTTATGATCtaacgtcttttgctaagtccgtagtgcccaaattctggccgagaacgaaacgagacgccgaatggcggggcacagctaatccaacctacatcgacgccattggtgttcctaggggagtgccggatgagtataagctggtgaatcagatagcagctggttttgaatccgccctgtgttggtggtgtactcttaacaaaaatgttgacaggattaactacgtccattacaacgtgcagaggcttggaaactggaccgaggcgggtttcaaggcggtccactcccaactggccgctacttccctcatggctttccagaatcgaatggcccttgacatgctactctcaagagagggcggtgtctgcgccatgttcg ctgagactttcccgttgctcctaagggatgacctttcggtcgacgggggttccttctctattgacgacccggtcagcgaatctgttgtg aatgcttgctgtttcgccttgcagacgtccaccagtccacaacaagtcatacgatgctgtctggggcttcctgaccttctacacctctgggaatccaagaaagttgctgatagctcaatctactctgttgatgtctgcacatggcattctgtccttgcactcctttcccatggcgtcctgtctgtaactacttgtttcacatag
- the LOC133144095 gene encoding uncharacterized protein LOC133144095 isoform X1 has product MSIRESFGECFNRAVACAKSTMCFWLFLLVCVTIIFFSGVTLSGGIEYHEPRTLFSQATANANSSRCGSWGELARHKRDTKSPFGHVVCVPGAVRVPTCVPWLLSWAYNNSLMFTVAPNTSSSIILPLKSLKGFRNGRPTTGDRWLGYWWYLTGHPVNTGWGTLVTTQMRGYWPSGSSDEAVFFAKRVTLINRGTSLLLTLTLPDGHIRPPNATLFNTSCWGFQLWAWSSGTDPRFPIAICLNRTMSVADRPVTNKYTLSAGAKIASTLLTDVDSYFVASTGISGHTNNWLLVAEQAAKMAGASCIACMGPRPLLKIIPANIGPKCAVVLMLNSSISPTHDCFRWDTVYPVAPMTKHKPLFSSVVAKGNFTCIRLPGTGVMLGALPAPWCGSVTKVTAPFLPIARCDIWFWCNSNKLYDRLPFNSAGICALVTLLLPVHLIPMSSYDLTSFAKSVVPKFWPRTKRDAEWRGTANPTYIDAIGVPRGVPDEYKLVNQIAAGFESALCWWCTLNKNVDRINYVHYNVQRLGNWTEAGFKAVHSQLAATSLMAFQNRMALDMLLSREGGVCAMFGEQCCTFIPNNTAADGSLSQALEGLRALNGKMKEHSGVNTEVWANWLNVFGKYRALVSSALVSVAVFSAILTLCGCCCIPCLRSLINRLITAAISPPAETFPLLLRDDLSVDGGSFSIDDPVSESVVNACCFALQTSTSPQQVIRCCLGLPDLLHLWESKKVADSSIYSVDVCTWHSVLALLSHGVLSVTTCFT; this is encoded by the exons atgagcattagagagtcatttggtgagtgctttaatcgggctgtagcctgcgcgaagtctaccatgtgcttttggttgtttttgctggtttgtgttaccattatatttttttcaggggttactttatctggagggatagagtaccatgagcctcgcacattattctctcaggcgactgctaacgctaattctagtcgatgtggctcatggggagaacttgctagacataagcgcgacactaaatccccttttggtcatgttgtttgtgttccaggagccgtccgtgttccaacctgtgtaccatggcttttgtcttgggcttataataactcattaatgtttactgtggctcctaacacatcttcttctattattttacctttgaaaagtttgaaagggtttcgtaatggtcgccccactactggagatagatggctcgggtattggtggtatttaactggccacccggttaacaccggctggggcacccttgtcaccacgcaaatgcgagggtattggccctctggttccagtgacgaggctgtgttctttgctaaacgagtgactttgataaatcggggcacaagcctccttttgactcttacactccctgacggtcatattcgtcctccaaatgccaccttgtttaacacttcttgttggggttttcaactgtgggcttggtcctctggaaccgatcctcgctttcctattgctatttgccttaatagaacaatgtcggtcgcagaccgtcccgttacaaataaatacaccttgtcagcgggagcaaaaatcgcaagtacgctcctcactgatgtagacagctattttgtggcctccacagggataagcggtcatactaacaactggcttcttgtggctgagcaggccgcaaagatggctggcgctagttgcattgcatgcatgggtcccagacctcttttgaaaatcatacctgcaaatataggccctaagtgtgctgtcgttttgatgttaaactcgtccatttcacccactcacgattgttttagatgggatacggtttaccctgttgcccctatgacgaagcataaaccccttttttcgtctgttgtagctaagggtaattttacatgcattagattacctggtaccggtgtgatGCTCGGCGCCCTACCTGCTCCGTGGTGTGGGTCCGTGACCAAGGTcacggccccttttttgcccattgctcgttgtgatatttggttttggtgtaatagtaacaaactttatgataggttgcctttcaaCAGCGCTGGGATTTGTGCTTTGGTAACCCTATTGCTACCTGTTCATTTGATACCAATGTCCTCTTATGATCtaacgtcttttgctaagtccgtagtgcccaaattctggccgagaacgaaacgagacgccgaatggcggggcacagctaatccaacctacatcgacgccattggtgttcctaggggagtgccggatgagtataagctggtgaatcagatagcagctggttttgaatccgccctgtgttggtggtgtactcttaacaaaaatgttgacaggattaactacgtccattacaacgtgcagaggcttggaaactggaccgaggcgggtttcaaggcggtccactcccaactggccgctacttccctcatggctttccagaatcgaatggcccttgacatgctactctcaagagagggcggtgtctgcgccatgttcggtgagcaatgttgcacttttattccaaataacactgcggccgacggaagcctgtcccaggcccttgagggcctgcgggccttgaacgggaagatgaaggagcacagtggagtgaacacggaggtttgggccaactggttgaacgtgttcggaaagtaccgcgccctggtttcctctgccctggtctccgttgccgttttctctgccattttgaccttgtgtggatgttgttgcatcccttgtctccgatccctaattaacaggctaattacggctgctatctctccaccagctgagactttcccgttgctcctaagggatgacctttcggtcgacgggggttccttctctattgacgacccggtcagcgaatctgttgtg aatgcttgctgtttcgccttgcagacgtccaccagtccacaacaagtcatacgatgctgtctggggcttcctgaccttctacacctctgggaatccaagaaagttgctgatagctcaatctactctgttgatgtctgcacatggcattctgtccttgcactcctttcccatggcgtcctgtctgtaactacttgtttcacatag